In Topomyia yanbarensis strain Yona2022 chromosome 2, ASM3024719v1, whole genome shotgun sequence, one DNA window encodes the following:
- the LOC131681227 gene encoding uncharacterized protein LOC131681227 produces the protein MLIAKEIAIKYGYDGRKLMQQYQKASIKIAKASNRMKFLLNCRKCKVIPTCLNYRVGINLNNDRSRREFEKVLFKHRIRIISIMVADTKRTLAELKRTKMFYSNRMELIYQQADVQRVMKMVENKTVVVHNSCKTRETRKIETLKNRRIATLTRGGQWIENTTNTQIPDFLERTLKLGPNFNVQNNNHIPYVEMISELEKTVKRKENADEIRTEVSTAMINYMNFKKQSRHCENEWISKDICRSKKFLTENPNLVITKADKGNKTVIIASEEYEQKMEDLLSDESTYKQLKSDPTSKVLKKIGVLVDGWRDNKYIDARTHRKIKISSCNPPRVYGLPKIHKQDRPLRPVVSTIGSATYNVAQFLSGVIGNIVGKTECHIKNSFEVADQITGTQITEDVVLFSLDVTSLYTNVPVDGLLEREMGRGGETHKHRSTQFHGGG, from the coding sequence ATGTTAATCGCCAAAGAAATTGCCATTAAATATGGCTACGATGGCAGAAAGTTGATGCAACAGTACCAAAAGGCATCAATTAAAATTGCGAAAGCTAGCAATCGCATGAAGTTTTTGCTGAATTGTAGAAAGTGCAAAGTCATCCCTACGTGTCTGAACTACAGGGTTGGAATCAACCTGAATAATGATCGATCCCGTCGTGAGTTTGAAAAGGTATTATTCAAGCACAGAATTCGCATTATCAGCATAATGGTGGCCGACACCAAACGAACGCTAGCTGAGTTGAAGAGAACCAAAATGTTCTATTCCAACCGAATGGAACTAATCTATCAACAAGCCGACGTCCAGCGGGTGATGAAAATGGTGGAGAACAAGACTGTGGTGGTACACAACTCCTGTAAAACGAGAGAGACACGTAAGATCGAGACACTGAAAAACAGGAGAATTGCGACTCTCACTCGCGGTGGACAGTGGATAGAAAACACCACCAATACACAAATCCCGGATTTTCTGGAGAGAACGTTGAAACTGGGTCCGAATTTCAATGTTCAGAATAACAACCACATCCCCTACGTTGAAATGATTTCGGAATTGGAAAAAACGGTGAAACGTAAAGAAAACGCAGATGAAATCAGAACAGAGGTTTCCACTGCCATGATAAATtacatgaatttcaaaaaacaaTCTAGACACTGCGAAAATGAATGGATAAGCAAGGACATATGCAGAAGTAAGAAATTCTTGACAGAAAACCCCAATCTGGTTATCACCAAAGCGGACAAGGGAAACAAAACCGTCATCATTGCATCTGAGGAGTACGAACAGAAAATGGAGGACCTTCTGAGTGATGAAAGCACGTACAAACAACTGAAATCGGACCCCACATCGAAAGTTCTGAAGAAAATCGGTGTATTGGTGGATGGGTGGCGCGATAACAAGTACATCGACGCGCGCACACACCggaagataaaaatatccagttGTAATCCACCAAGAGTCTATGGTTTGCCAAAAATACACAAACAGGACAGACCTCTCCGCCCGGTGGTTTCGACGATTGGATCAGCAACGTACAATGTGGCCCAATTCCTATCTGGAGTGATTGGAAATATAGTAGGAAAAACTGAGTGCcacattaaaaatagttttgaggTCGCTGATCAAATAACAGGAACACAGATCACCGAAGATGTAGTTCTTTTCTCTCTGGATGTGACGTCGTTGTACACGAACGTGCCTGTTGATGGACTGCTTGAACGAGAGATGGGAAGAGGTGGAGAAACACACAAGCATCGATCAACACAGTTTCATGGAGGCGGTTAA
- the LOC131681226 gene encoding uncharacterized protein LOC131681226 — translation MAYVAVPYVPGLSEKLEKILRKHDTKLAFKPKDKIKNRIFSKLKDPIPPGKQKNVVYSIPCGTGDGKTYVGQTGRRLETRVAEHKNDAKKKDARTGLAQHTLQEGHIFDFDNTRILERIENQESRLTAEMFHIKILSEEKTVNLQRECGTFCTTYDGLVTKLRQCLRCVI, via the coding sequence ATGGCATATGTAGCTGTGCCATACGTCCCGGGACTCAGTGAAAAACTAGAGAAAATTCTGAGAAAACACGACACAAAACTTGCTTTCAAGccaaaagataaaataaaaaacagaattttctcCAAACTGAAAGACCCGATCCCACCAGGGAAACAGAAGAACGTGGTGTATTCGATTCCGTGTGGAACAGGCGATGGCAAAACGTATGTAGGACAAACGGGGAGAAGGCTGGAAACGAGAGTAGCGGAGCACAAGAACGACGCGAAGAAAAAAGATGCGAGAACTGGTTTAGCCCAACACACATTGCAAGAAGGACACATCTTCGATTTCGACAACACCCGGATACTGGAACGAATCGAAAACCAGGAGAGCAGACTAACTGCAGAGATGTTTCACATCAAAATTCTCAGCGAGGAAAAAACGGTGAACCTACAAAGAGAATGTGGAACGTTCTGCACAACATACGACGGTCTGGTCACCAAGCTTCGACAGTGTTTGAGATGCGtgatataa